A single genomic interval of Triticum aestivum cultivar Chinese Spring unplaced genomic scaffold, IWGSC CS RefSeq v2.1 scaffold120693, whole genome shotgun sequence harbors:
- the LOC123176885 gene encoding uncharacterized protein, with translation MYGPCCPDTLVGNVIYWLSRYGRDDGVVEFDLEGQKLTLIKGPHSMNNFSICQCQIIRTDDCIVGVAMLSYQDIQVWQREVNSEGVSIWLVQKTVALHTIPKTLPQISETMPWNKLMGYDEDTNAMILYMHDSAYMVQLKSIHSTKIDVPCSTKYYPFMSFYLPGTTVAGGTNGAKKLG, from the coding sequence ATGTATGGTCCTTGTTGCCCCGACACCCTTGTTGGCAATGTGATTTACTGGTTGTCTAGGTATGGGAGAGACGATGGCGTAGTTGAGTTTGATTTGGAGGGGCAGAAGCTTACCCTGATCAAGGGGCCTCACAGTATGAATAATTTTAGCATATGTCAGTGCCAGATTATACGAACAGATGATTGTATTGTTGGTGTTGCCATGTTGTCTTACCAGGACATTCAAGTGTGGCAGAGGGAGGTCAATTCTGAAGGTGTTTCCATATGGTTGGTCCAAAAGACAGTTGCATTGCATACCATTCCGAAGACCCTTCCCCAAATTTCGGAAACAATGCCATGGAACAAACTGATGGGGTATGATGAGGACACCAATGCAATGATTTTATATATGCATGATAGTGCCTATATGGTTCAACTCAAGTCAATACATTCCACGAAAATTGATGTACCATGCTCTACGAAGTACTATCCTTTCATGAGTTTCTACCTACCAG